A stretch of Streptococcus chenjunshii DNA encodes these proteins:
- a CDS encoding BglG family transcription antiterminator: protein MLLTQRQKQVLDILESRSDFITAAQLAKVCGVSQRTVFSDLEKIEKHIQQSGQYFERRRGVGIAIRNLKEPLSVKETSLELDISDIVTRRTEIMRKLLFDEERVSFSSLSEEFFVSKTSITRDFEVIMKILNVNSNIKLQKDSHGTQIVGSENDIQKAYLQFNRYIISNSDLYLNDSVQKKILCLEKYYGKKVVKVATSILYSYVRENINAISDYYVQNVLSIFIILLYRLLNGHHLQADQDYILDNQTSFYRESAVKLLHKASLRLQFSYSNADVRYLSKQLISNRFEKINTDLVNKDLVSEIIEQISHALNVNFDQDRQLVQQLSQHISAMIYRLKSKNTIENPFTEQVKIEFSLTFNTIWLVLSRYEDQIGISFNEDEIAFLTIYFQAAFERVKMTKKILIVCEMGIATSELLLNRIKNNIPSFDSIEISSVEELAHLDLADFDLIISTVDIDIAAEHVVRVSPFLTQKDIEAIKEAGYIPSGIAQSAAPPSLAYLKKRLSDRLIFVDTSFSSKKEVLDQIGQRMLQADIVTESFIDNLHQREKIGGTDLPQGVAVPHGYPQNVNETYVVVIKNQKKIKWQRYYVDLIFIICIASKDTGETRGLLADIYHLIDEPELLKKIRFSKTVKELYQAVGGE from the coding sequence ATGTTGTTAACGCAAAGACAAAAACAAGTTCTTGATATTTTGGAGAGCCGAAGTGATTTTATCACGGCTGCTCAGCTTGCAAAAGTATGCGGTGTTTCACAGCGAACGGTTTTTTCAGATTTAGAGAAAATTGAAAAGCACATTCAGCAGTCAGGCCAGTACTTTGAAAGGCGCCGCGGTGTGGGCATAGCGATCCGCAATTTAAAAGAGCCGCTGTCTGTCAAAGAGACATCTTTGGAACTGGATATCTCTGATATTGTTACCAGACGGACAGAGATTATGCGTAAGCTTTTATTTGATGAAGAAAGGGTCAGCTTTAGTTCTTTATCTGAAGAATTTTTTGTCAGTAAGACGTCCATTACGCGCGATTTTGAAGTCATCATGAAGATTTTGAATGTTAATTCGAATATAAAACTGCAAAAAGACAGTCACGGAACTCAAATTGTTGGCAGCGAAAACGACATACAAAAAGCATATCTGCAGTTTAACCGCTATATTATCAGTAATTCAGACCTTTATCTAAATGATTCGGTACAAAAGAAGATTTTGTGTTTGGAAAAATACTACGGTAAAAAAGTGGTAAAAGTCGCTACAAGCATTCTTTACTCTTATGTCCGGGAGAATATCAATGCCATCTCAGATTATTATGTACAAAATGTCTTAAGTATTTTTATTATTTTGCTTTATCGCCTGCTTAATGGGCACCATCTTCAGGCGGACCAGGATTACATTTTGGATAATCAGACCTCATTTTACCGAGAAAGTGCGGTTAAGCTTCTTCATAAAGCATCTTTAAGACTGCAGTTTTCCTATAGCAATGCAGATGTCAGGTATTTATCCAAACAGTTAATTTCCAACCGTTTTGAAAAAATAAATACCGATTTAGTTAATAAAGACCTGGTTTCAGAAATTATTGAGCAAATTTCGCATGCTTTAAATGTTAATTTTGATCAGGATCGGCAGCTGGTTCAGCAGCTGAGCCAGCATATTTCGGCTATGATTTACCGTCTGAAAAGCAAAAATACCATTGAAAATCCTTTTACAGAACAAGTTAAAATTGAATTTTCACTGACTTTCAATACGATTTGGCTGGTTCTCAGCCGCTATGAAGATCAGATCGGCATCTCCTTTAACGAAGATGAGATTGCCTTTTTAACCATTTATTTTCAGGCAGCATTTGAACGGGTTAAGATGACCAAAAAAATTTTGATAGTCTGTGAAATGGGAATTGCCACATCAGAATTGCTGCTTAACAGAATTAAGAATAACATTCCTTCATTTGATTCTATCGAGATTTCTTCGGTTGAAGAATTGGCACATCTTGACCTGGCTGATTTTGATTTAATTATTTCAACTGTCGACATTGACATTGCTGCTGAGCATGTCGTCAGAGTATCGCCTTTTTTAACCCAGAAAGATATTGAGGCGATTAAGGAAGCCGGCTACATTCCGAGCGGGATTGCTCAGTCAGCAGCGCCGCCCAGTCTGGCTTATTTGAAAAAAAGACTGTCTGACCGTCTGATTTTTGTAGATACCTCATTTTCATCAAAAAAAGAGGTGCTCGATCAAATCGGTCAGCGGATGCTTCAGGCAGATATCGTGACCGAGTCCTTTATTGACAATCTGCATCAAAGAGAAAAAATCGGCGGCACGGATCTGCCTCAGGGTGTAGCTGTACCTCACGGTTATCCCCAAAATGTCAATGAAACTTATGTCGTGGTTATTAAAAACCAAAAGAAGATAAAATGGCAGCGCTATTATGTTGATTTGATTTTTATTATCTGTATCGCCAGTAAAGACACGGGAGAAACCAGAGGGCTTCTGGCTGATATTTATCATTTAATTGATGAGCCGGAGCTTTTGAAAAAAATAAGATTTTCAAAGACAGTCAAAGAATTATATCAGGCAGTAGGAGGTGAATAG
- a CDS encoding MGMT family protein: protein MANESQKDFNAMLHDSKDMPKFQTITDLKSIAKYGGNRMYFAPPIDYDTVMKQIPYGKVTTVGAIREYFAKLNKADFTEPITAGIFVSIAAWASHQRSAEPTPYWRTLKANGELNPKYPNGAAAQKEKLEAEGHTIIQKGRTNIRYFVKNYEQALFDLSQLK, encoded by the coding sequence ATGGCTAACGAAAGCCAAAAAGATTTTAATGCCATGCTGCATGACAGTAAAGATATGCCCAAATTTCAAACAATCACCGATTTAAAAAGCATTGCTAAATACGGCGGCAACAGAATGTACTTTGCACCGCCGATTGATTATGACACTGTCATGAAACAAATACCTTACGGGAAAGTTACAACTGTCGGTGCTATCAGAGAGTATTTCGCTAAGCTGAACAAGGCTGATTTTACAGAACCCATTACTGCAGGTATATTTGTCTCAATAGCAGCCTGGGCCAGCCATCAGCGCTCAGCAGAGCCAACACCGTACTGGCGGACTTTAAAAGCTAATGGTGAATTAAATCCCAAATATCCAAACGGGGCTGCCGCCCAAAAAGAAAAACTGGAAGCCGAGGGGCATACCATTATCCAAAAAGGACGAACCAATATCAGGTATTTTGTCAAAAACTATGAACAGGCTCTCTTTGACCTGAGCCAGCTAAAATAA
- a CDS encoding DUF896 family protein produces MDPKKIERINELARKKKKEGLSGAEKVEQAQLRKEYIEGYRRSVRHHIEGIKVVDEAGNDVTPEKLKQIQRKKGLHGRSMEDPES; encoded by the coding sequence ATGGATCCTAAAAAAATTGAACGTATTAATGAGCTTGCGCGAAAAAAGAAGAAAGAAGGGCTGAGCGGAGCTGAAAAAGTGGAGCAGGCTCAGCTTCGTAAGGAATATATTGAAGGCTACCGCCGTTCTGTCCGTCACCATATTGAGGGAATCAAAGTTGTTGATGAGGCGGGAAATGATGTGACACCTGAAAAGCTTAAGCAAATTCAGCGGAAAAAGGGTTTGCATGGCAGAAGCATGGAGGATCCTGAATCCTGA
- the glyS gene encoding glycine--tRNA ligase subunit beta yields MAKHLLIELGLEEMPAYVVTPAMEQLGGSIKKFLEDNRLTFTSIETFSTPRRLAVRVRDLADRQTDLTESFKGPSKKIALDAEGQFTKAAQGFVRGKGLTVDAIDFRTVKGEEYAYVTKHEPGRPAADVLQEVTSVLKNLTFPVSMHWGSNTFEYIRPVHTLTVLLGDEALDLEFLDIHSGRTSRGHRFLGSETIIDGADTYEENLRRQFVIADAAEREQMIVDQIKALEKEHNIHVEIDQDLLNEVLNLVEYPTAFMGSFAPKYLDIPEEVLVTSMKNHQRYFVVRDQEGKLLPNFISVRNGNAQYIDNVIKGNEKVLVARLEDGEFFWREDQKLNIEDLAAKLSQVTFHEKIGSLAEHMERTKRIAAYLAAKAGLTADETAQLERAASIYKFDLLTGMVGEFDELQGIMGEKYALLAGEDEAVAEAIREHYLPSGADGELPQSKLGAVLALADKLDTLLSFFSVGLIPSGSNDPYALRRAAQGIVRILTAFGWAIPLDELLTSLYQFSFDNFTYSKKDEVLNFLLARVEKMMAARVPKDIREAVLSGSTLLIPQMFAAAAALTEAAQGEGYKTAVESLARVFNLAEKADLSVSPDPALFENQEEARLFDAVSDLQLGADAAENLSHLFALSPLIDAFFDQTMVMVDDQAVKNNRLALLRALTDKAKQVADFSQLNTK; encoded by the coding sequence ATGGCTAAACATTTACTTATTGAACTCGGTCTCGAAGAGATGCCTGCCTATGTTGTGACACCGGCGATGGAACAGCTGGGGGGCAGTATAAAAAAGTTTTTGGAAGACAACCGTCTGACCTTTACCAGTATTGAAACGTTCTCCACGCCGCGCCGTTTAGCAGTCCGTGTCCGGGATTTAGCAGACCGGCAGACGGATTTGACAGAAAGTTTTAAAGGACCGTCTAAAAAGATTGCTTTGGATGCTGAAGGCCAGTTTACAAAAGCAGCACAGGGATTTGTCCGCGGGAAAGGCCTGACAGTGGATGCTATTGACTTTCGTACGGTTAAAGGAGAAGAATATGCCTATGTGACGAAGCATGAACCTGGCCGGCCTGCAGCCGATGTGCTGCAGGAGGTAACATCGGTGCTGAAAAATCTGACCTTTCCCGTCAGCATGCACTGGGGCAGCAATACGTTTGAATATATTCGGCCGGTTCACACGCTGACTGTTCTTTTGGGAGATGAGGCACTGGACCTAGAGTTTTTGGATATCCATTCGGGGCGAACCAGCCGCGGCCATCGTTTTTTAGGAAGCGAGACCATTATTGACGGAGCTGATACTTATGAGGAAAATCTGCGCCGCCAGTTCGTTATTGCAGATGCAGCTGAGCGTGAACAGATGATTGTAGACCAGATTAAAGCTCTGGAAAAAGAGCATAACATTCATGTTGAAATTGATCAGGATTTGCTGAATGAGGTGCTGAATCTTGTGGAATATCCTACTGCATTTATGGGCAGCTTTGCCCCTAAATATTTGGATATACCGGAAGAAGTTCTGGTAACATCGATGAAAAATCATCAGCGTTATTTTGTGGTCCGTGACCAAGAAGGAAAACTGCTTCCGAATTTTATCTCAGTCCGCAACGGCAACGCTCAGTATATCGATAATGTCATCAAAGGCAATGAAAAAGTATTGGTTGCCCGCTTAGAAGACGGAGAATTTTTCTGGCGTGAGGACCAAAAGCTTAATATTGAAGATTTAGCAGCAAAATTAAGTCAAGTGACCTTTCATGAAAAAATCGGTTCTCTGGCTGAACATATGGAACGGACCAAGAGGATCGCTGCTTATCTTGCGGCTAAAGCTGGCTTAACAGCAGATGAAACAGCCCAGCTTGAACGGGCGGCTTCGATTTACAAGTTTGACCTGCTGACCGGAATGGTGGGAGAATTTGATGAACTGCAGGGCATTATGGGTGAGAAGTATGCTCTTCTGGCTGGTGAAGATGAAGCTGTTGCTGAAGCTATCCGCGAACACTACCTGCCCTCCGGCGCAGATGGCGAGCTGCCGCAGTCCAAGCTTGGTGCGGTCTTGGCTCTTGCAGATAAATTGGATACCTTGCTCAGTTTCTTCTCTGTTGGTTTGATTCCGAGCGGATCAAACGATCCTTATGCCCTGCGGCGGGCGGCTCAGGGGATTGTCCGTATCCTCACTGCCTTTGGCTGGGCTATTCCTCTGGATGAGCTCTTAACTAGCCTCTATCAGTTCTCATTTGATAACTTTACCTACAGTAAAAAGGATGAGGTTCTGAATTTCCTCCTGGCTCGAGTCGAAAAAATGATGGCAGCAAGGGTTCCAAAGGATATCAGAGAGGCAGTTCTTTCAGGAAGCACCCTTTTGATTCCGCAAATGTTTGCAGCAGCCGCGGCTTTGACAGAGGCTGCACAGGGGGAAGGTTACAAAACAGCGGTTGAAAGTTTGGCGCGTGTCTTTAATCTGGCTGAAAAAGCGGATTTGTCCGTTTCACCTGATCCAGCTCTTTTTGAAAATCAGGAGGAAGCTCGGCTTTTTGATGCAGTTTCAGACCTGCAGCTGGGAGCAGATGCAGCTGAAAATCTCTCTCATCTTTTTGCCTTAAGCCCGCTGATTGATGCCTTTTTTGACCAGACAATGGTCATGGTCGATGATCAAGCTGTCAAAAACAATCGTCTGGCTTTGCTTAGGGCTTTAACAGATAAAGCGAAGCAAGTTGCGGATTTCAGTCAATTAAATACGAAATAA
- the glyQ gene encoding glycine--tRNA ligase subunit alpha: MSKKRTFQEIILSLQQYWNDQGCMLMQAYDTEKGAGTMSPYTFLRAIGPEPWNAAYVEPSRRPADGRYGENPNRLYQHHQFQVVMKPSPANIQERYLDSLEVLGIKPLEHDIRFVEDNWENPSTGSAGLGWEVWLDGMEITQFTYFQQVGGLETGPVTAEITYGLERLASYIQEVDSVYDIEWAPGVKYGEIFLQPEYEHSKYSFELSSQDMLLDSFEQFEKEAGIALQVGLVHPAYDYVLKCSHIFNLLDARGAVSVTERAGYIARIRSLARLVAKTFVAERKSLGYPLLDEAARARLLAEEKD, encoded by the coding sequence ATGTCTAAAAAACGTACCTTTCAAGAGATTATTTTGAGTTTGCAGCAGTATTGGAATGATCAAGGCTGTATGCTGATGCAGGCCTATGATACGGAAAAAGGCGCGGGAACCATGAGTCCTTATACTTTTTTGCGTGCTATCGGTCCTGAACCTTGGAATGCGGCTTATGTAGAACCCAGCCGCCGTCCGGCAGACGGCCGCTATGGAGAAAATCCTAACCGTCTTTACCAGCACCATCAGTTTCAGGTTGTAATGAAGCCAAGTCCTGCCAATATTCAGGAACGTTATCTGGATTCCCTTGAAGTTTTGGGAATTAAACCACTTGAGCATGATATCCGTTTTGTTGAAGATAATTGGGAAAACCCTTCAACAGGATCGGCCGGACTTGGCTGGGAAGTGTGGCTGGACGGTATGGAGATTACCCAGTTTACCTATTTTCAGCAGGTTGGAGGTCTGGAGACCGGTCCAGTAACGGCCGAAATCACTTACGGACTTGAGCGATTGGCTTCTTATATCCAGGAGGTGGATTCTGTCTATGATATCGAATGGGCACCGGGCGTTAAGTACGGAGAAATCTTCCTGCAGCCCGAGTATGAACATTCAAAATACAGCTTTGAACTCAGCAGCCAAGATATGCTGCTGGATAGTTTTGAACAATTTGAAAAAGAAGCGGGAATCGCTCTGCAGGTTGGTTTGGTGCACCCTGCCTACGATTATGTGCTCAAGTGTTCCCATATCTTTAATCTGCTTGACGCCCGCGGGGCGGTGTCGGTGACAGAACGTGCCGGCTATATTGCCAGAATACGCAGTCTGGCCCGTCTTGTGGCCAAAACGTTTGTCGCAGAGCGTAAATCTTTGGGTTACCCTCTGCTCGATGAGGCTGCCAGAGCCCGTTTGCTGGCAGAAGAAAAAGACTAA
- a CDS encoding Mbeg1-like protein, which yields MVKKYVNEENLQTAMTEYNKRMTKGSEVTDQYDRTVGYVSKVYDNETGAGEQIYAVVPTEAEVTGNPEAVEEVTVLFRGSTSPDKVFMQGADVWNDWIENDVLIGLRIWGQNHPNYSKDYDHATAQLQTAAKDLKELMALYPNAQFKLYAHSLGSMQGQYAIADLPAAYLSRIEGAYLYNAPNIYGLMTKQQKNNVDQIKGRIQNYVDPRDWISMVGRRIDKGSAEAVGQVFYVDSRKAEGMAAQHMTYGYELTEDGAIKTLNAEQAMVLVQVDQLMTGYYQLKKRLMASGGGLDSQETFFLDSEQSMIITSGIHQAASLAAEDVKAYRDEASSKAEELYQKVKEIPWFVTELTAEEVQAAYAEAGVTYESMVGKTERHFDKKVKNMETAETVFSDLEADVQAGTEAALEADSSLAGEIASWQK from the coding sequence ATGGTTAAAAAATACGTTAATGAAGAGAACCTGCAGACAGCAATGACGGAATATAATAAACGTATGACTAAAGGAAGCGAAGTAACAGACCAATACGACAGAACTGTCGGCTATGTCTCCAAAGTTTATGACAATGAAACTGGTGCTGGAGAGCAGATTTATGCGGTGGTACCGACTGAAGCTGAGGTGACCGGCAATCCGGAAGCGGTTGAAGAGGTGACGGTGCTCTTTCGCGGTTCTACTTCACCGGACAAGGTTTTTATGCAGGGGGCTGATGTCTGGAATGACTGGATTGAAAACGATGTTCTGATTGGCTTGCGTATCTGGGGCCAAAACCATCCCAACTATTCGAAAGACTATGATCATGCCACCGCCCAGCTTCAAACGGCGGCCAAGGATTTAAAGGAGCTGATGGCCCTCTATCCCAATGCCCAGTTCAAGCTATATGCGCATTCGCTGGGCTCTATGCAGGGCCAGTATGCGATAGCGGACCTGCCGGCAGCCTATCTCAGCAGGATTGAGGGAGCCTATCTCTACAATGCTCCCAATATCTACGGTCTGATGACCAAGCAGCAGAAAAACAATGTGGACCAGATCAAGGGACGGATTCAGAATTATGTTGATCCCAGGGACTGGATCAGTATGGTGGGCCGCCGGATTGACAAGGGGAGTGCCGAGGCAGTCGGTCAGGTCTTTTATGTGGACAGCCGCAAGGCAGAGGGGATGGCAGCCCAGCACATGACTTACGGCTATGAGCTGACAGAAGACGGAGCGATAAAAACCCTGAATGCCGAACAAGCCATGGTGCTTGTTCAGGTTGATCAGCTGATGACGGGTTATTACCAGCTGAAAAAGCGTCTGATGGCCAGCGGCGGCGGTCTGGACAGTCAGGAGACCTTCTTTTTGGACAGTGAGCAGTCCATGATTATCACCTCAGGAATCCATCAGGCTGCCAGCCTGGCGGCAGAAGATGTTAAAGCCTACCGTGATGAGGCGTCTTCTAAGGCTGAGGAGCTTTATCAAAAAGTCAAAGAAATCCCCTGGTTTGTGACAGAGCTGACAGCTGAAGAGGTTCAGGCAGCCTATGCGGAGGCTGGGGTGACTTATGAGTCGATGGTCGGCAAGACCGAGAGGCATTTTGACAAGAAGGTCAAAAATATGGAGACGGCAGAAACAGTTTTTAGCGATTTGGAGGCTGATGTTCAGGCCGGAACAGAAGCAGCACTGGAGGCGGACAGCAGTTTAGCAGGAGAGATAGCATCATGGCAAAAATAG
- a CDS encoding DUF1310 family protein has translation MPKKKKVKRILFSIAALISIGLGGFAVYQHHEKQKMIEIATSKEARKVYVDFIKKREPQAFTENGIIQSYEIDRDSLEYNPMGGLIIDIFVNNNKDAFVSFNLMDNGDGTYSSAYHIISVEFNALLKKDK, from the coding sequence ATGCCTAAAAAAAAGAAAGTTAAGCGCATACTGTTCAGTATCGCTGCCCTTATTAGTATAGGATTAGGAGGTTTCGCTGTGTACCAGCACCACGAAAAGCAAAAAATGATTGAGATAGCGACCAGTAAGGAAGCGAGAAAGGTTTATGTGGATTTTATTAAAAAGAGAGAGCCTCAAGCCTTTACCGAAAATGGAATTATCCAGTCTTATGAAATTGACAGAGACAGTCTGGAATACAATCCGATGGGTGGACTTATCATTGATATTTTTGTAAACAACAACAAAGATGCTTTTGTGAGCTTCAATTTAATGGATAATGGAGATGGAACTTATAGTTCAGCTTACCACATTATATCGGTTGAATTTAATGCTTTATTAAAAAAGGATAAATAA
- a CDS encoding DUF1310 family protein, whose protein sequence is MPRKKKVKRLLFSIAALIGIGIGGFAVHQHQEKQKMIEIATSEEARKVYVDFIKKREAQAFTENGIIQSFEIDRDSLEYNPMGGLMVRVVLNGKRNIYISFNLIENDDGSYHSAYFIGSPDLLDFLEREK, encoded by the coding sequence ATGCCTAGGAAAAAGAAAGTTAAGCGCCTACTGTTCAGTATCGCAGCTCTTATCGGTATAGGAATAGGAGGTTTCGCTGTGCACCAGCACCAAGAAAAACAAAAAATGATTGAAATAGCGACCAGTGAGGAAGCCAGAAAGGTTTATGTGGATTTTATTAAAAAGAGGGAAGCTCAGGCCTTTACAGAAAATGGGATTATTCAGTCTTTTGAAATTGACAGAGACAGTCTGGAATACAATCCGATGGGAGGATTAATGGTGAGAGTGGTATTAAACGGAAAAAGAAATATATATATCAGTTTTAATTTAATAGAAAATGATGATGGTTCTTATCACTCAGCTTACTTTATAGGCTCACCAGATTTATTAGACTTTTTAGAAAGAGAAAAGTAA
- a CDS encoding DUF1310 family protein, with protein sequence MPKKKKVKRILLSIVALISIGLGSLAVYQHLEKQKMIEIATSKEARKVYEEYLKNKDQAAFTSKGIIQSYEVDKSSLEYNPMGGLMVRIILNEEQSLNIDFNLIDNGDGSYHSAFYTYSPELNDLLEENN encoded by the coding sequence ATGCCTAAGAAAAAGAAAGTTAAGCGCATACTGCTTAGTATTGTTGCCCTTATTAGTATAGGATTAGGAAGTTTAGCGGTGTACCAGCACCTCGAAAAGCAAAAAATGATTGAGATAGCGACCAGTAAGGAAGCTAGGAAGGTTTATGAAGAATATCTAAAAAATAAAGACCAAGCTGCTTTTACTTCTAAAGGAATAATACAATCTTACGAGGTTGATAAGAGTAGTTTAGAATACAATCCGATGGGTGGATTAATGGTAAGAATTATTTTAAATGAAGAACAGAGCTTAAATATTGATTTTAATTTAATAGATAATGGGGATGGAAGCTACCATTCAGCATTCTACACTTATTCCCCCGAGCTTAATGATTTATTAGAGGAAAATAATTAA
- a CDS encoding aldo/keto reductase — MKEYYQLNNGVTIPAIGFGTFKAADGEEAYQATLAALKAGYRHIDTAAVYGNEESVGRAIKDSGLPREDIFVTTKLWNDAHSYEGAKAALAASLERLQLDYVDLYLIHWPNPKAIRDRWQEGNAQAWRYMEEALEIGLVRSIGVSNFLVHHLEALSQTAKISPAVNQIRLAPGCYQEEVVDYCRQHQIVIEAWGPLGQGDIFQNETMKALAAKYGKTVAQVALAWSLYEGFLPLPKSVHEERIIANLDFADIKLSEEDAETIKHLAGAAPVPDPDTKDF; from the coding sequence ATGAAAGAATATTATCAGTTAAATAATGGTGTGACTATTCCTGCTATTGGTTTTGGGACCTTCAAGGCAGCAGACGGCGAGGAAGCTTACCAAGCTACTTTAGCCGCTCTCAAGGCAGGCTACCGCCATATTGATACGGCAGCTGTTTATGGGAATGAAGAAAGTGTCGGACGGGCGATTAAAGACAGCGGCCTGCCCCGGGAAGATATCTTTGTAACCACTAAATTGTGGAATGATGCTCACAGCTACGAGGGAGCTAAAGCAGCTCTGGCGGCTTCTCTGGAAAGGCTGCAGCTGGATTATGTTGATCTGTATTTGATTCATTGGCCTAATCCTAAAGCCATTCGCGATCGTTGGCAGGAAGGCAATGCCCAAGCTTGGCGCTATATGGAAGAAGCCTTGGAAATCGGGCTTGTGCGCTCCATCGGTGTCAGCAATTTTCTTGTCCACCATTTAGAAGCGCTCAGCCAGACGGCTAAGATCAGTCCTGCTGTCAATCAAATTCGCCTGGCACCTGGCTGCTATCAAGAGGAAGTGGTTGATTACTGCCGTCAACACCAGATTGTAATTGAAGCTTGGGGGCCTTTGGGACAAGGGGATATTTTCCAGAATGAAACAATGAAGGCTTTAGCGGCTAAATATGGAAAAACAGTTGCTCAAGTGGCTCTGGCCTGGTCGCTTTATGAAGGTTTTCTGCCTCTGCCAAAATCGGTGCATGAAGAACGTATCATAGCCAATCTTGATTTTGCAGATATTAAATTAAGCGAAGAAGATGCCGAAACAATAAAACATCTGGCAGGAGCGGCCCCTGTACCTGATCCGGATACTAAGGATTTTTAG
- a CDS encoding peptidase — translation MKTNKSEVIFLILSIITVALTGGIYLVFGNSSHTNQANFSSQNPQQTALQKAKKLVSRLEDKQTQEDLDAAQEAVDKVKEAEEQETLQKRIEAVTAELNAQAEAEKAVAAAEANQTLENLHAAQDAVNIVSNSSRKAALQKRIEAVSAALAAALGG, via the coding sequence ATGAAAACTAATAAAAGCGAAGTCATTTTTTTGATTCTAAGTATCATTACTGTTGCTTTGACAGGAGGAATTTACCTTGTTTTCGGCAACAGCAGCCATACTAATCAGGCTAATTTCAGCAGCCAAAACCCACAGCAGACAGCTTTGCAAAAAGCTAAAAAACTGGTCAGCCGTTTAGAAGACAAACAAACACAGGAAGATTTAGATGCTGCTCAGGAAGCAGTAGATAAAGTCAAGGAAGCAGAAGAGCAGGAGACTCTGCAAAAACGGATTGAAGCCGTTACTGCTGAACTCAATGCTCAGGCGGAAGCGGAAAAGGCAGTAGCTGCAGCTGAAGCCAATCAAACCTTGGAAAATCTGCATGCAGCCCAAGATGCTGTGAATATCGTTTCTAATTCCTCCAGAAAAGCGGCCTTACAAAAACGGATTGAAGCTGTTTCTGCAGCGCTTGCAGCTGCCTTAGGCGGCTGA
- a CDS encoding DegV family protein — MSWKIVADSGCDLKKIDHLAAGTEFERVPLTIQIGSEVFKDDDGLDIEDMMAKMYATPSSASSSCPSPDAFLQAYSGADNIIAITITGSLSGSQNSARLAKELLLEQNPKARIHVIDSLSAGGEIDLIVLELNRLIAQGLSFEEVVERITAYQDRTRLLFVLAKVDNLVKNGRLSKLVGKVIGFLNIRMVGRASQEGKLELLQKSRGQKKSAEAVFDEMLKSGYEGGRVMIAHARNEKICRQISEAVRSRFPEAEIQYQAASGLCSFYAEEGGILVGYETAAP; from the coding sequence ATGTCTTGGAAAATTGTAGCCGATTCTGGCTGTGACCTTAAGAAAATTGATCATTTAGCCGCAGGTACGGAATTTGAACGGGTTCCGCTGACCATCCAAATCGGCTCAGAAGTCTTTAAAGACGATGATGGACTGGATATTGAGGATATGATGGCCAAAATGTATGCCACACCAAGTTCTGCCTCTTCTTCCTGTCCCAGTCCGGATGCCTTTCTGCAGGCTTATTCCGGAGCAGATAACATTATTGCAATCACTATCACTGGATCTCTTTCAGGCAGTCAGAACAGTGCCCGGCTGGCAAAAGAGCTGCTTTTGGAACAGAATCCTAAGGCCAGGATTCATGTTATTGATTCCCTTTCGGCTGGGGGAGAAATTGACTTAATTGTTTTAGAGCTGAACCGTTTAATTGCACAAGGTCTTTCTTTTGAGGAGGTCGTTGAGCGTATCACAGCCTATCAGGATAGAACCAGACTGCTTTTTGTTCTGGCGAAGGTAGATAATTTGGTCAAAAATGGCCGTCTGAGTAAACTAGTCGGCAAGGTTATCGGCTTTCTGAATATTCGTATGGTTGGCAGAGCCAGTCAGGAAGGGAAATTGGAGCTTCTTCAGAAATCCCGCGGTCAGAAGAAGTCGGCAGAGGCCGTTTTTGATGAAATGCTGAAATCTGGGTATGAAGGCGGACGGGTTATGATTGCGCATGCTCGAAATGAAAAAATCTGCCGGCAGATAAGTGAGGCAGTCCGCAGCCGGTTTCCAGAAGCTGAAATACAATATCAGGCTGCCTCTGGACTGTGCAGTTTTTACGCTGAAGAAGGCGGTATCCTAGTCGGTTATGAAACAGCCGCTCCATAA